A region of Salvia splendens isolate huo1 chromosome 17, SspV2, whole genome shotgun sequence DNA encodes the following proteins:
- the LOC121775303 gene encoding protein PIN-LIKES 2-like — translation MESLPIQTPANLNSTAEDLFNAIIPLLKLITLTVIGLILARPETKLVPKSTFKLLSKLVFGLFLPCVIFSHLGETITVKNFVSWWFIPVNVILSTLIGCVLGLLVAKICRPPQEYFRFTVIMTAFGNTGNLPLAIVASVCHSKDNPFGPECHTTGTAYVSFAQWVAVLLVYTLVYHMMEPPVEYYDVVDDGAEIQEEVASNDLSRPLLVEAEWPGMQDGETEHCKTPLIANVFTNESNQSIPEPDSLEEGGSGAGTRSPKALRCLAEPQVVRRIRIVAEKTPIYHILQPPTFATLLAFFIGMVPPIKSVVYGDDAPLAFITDSLEIMAGAMVPSVMLVLGGMLAEGPNESKLGLRTTIGVIVARLLILPCIGIGVIFVADKLNFLISGDQMFRLVLLMQYAMPSAILLGAVASLRGYAVSEASALLFWQHIFAVFSLAIYVILYFKVLLY, via the coding sequence ATGGAGTCTCTTCCGATTCAGACTCCAGCGAATCTCAATTCCACAGCAGAAGATCTATTCAACGCGATTATTCCACTGCTGAAGCTCATAACTCTCACCGTCATCGGATTGATTCTCGCCCGCCCGGAAACGAAGCTTGTCCCCAAATCCACCTTCAAGCTTCTCAGCAAGCTCGTCTTTGGTTTGTTCTTACCTTGCGTGATCTTCTCTCATCTAGGAGAGACTATAACTGTGAAGAATTTCGTTAGTTGGTGGTTCATTCCTGTTAATGTGATTCTCAGCACTCTCATCGGCTGTGTTCTAGGGCTGTTAGTTGCTAAAATATGCCGCCCCCCTCAAGAATACTTTAGGTTTACCGTTATCATGACTGCATTTGGTAACACTGGGAACCTCCCTCTTGCTATCGTTGCATCGGTTTGTCATAGTAAGGATAATCCATTTGGGCCCGAATGCCACACTACTGGGACGGCTTATGTGTCATTTGCGCAGTGGGTTGCGGTGCTTCTTGTGTATACTCTTGTTTATCACATGATGGAGCCTCCAGTTGAGTATTACGATGTTGTTGATGATGGTGCGGAGATTCAGGAAGAAGTGGCCTCGAATGATCTCAGTAGGCCGCTTCTCGTGGAAGCTGAGTGGCCCGGGATGCAGGATGGGGAGACTGAGCATTGCAAAACACCCTTGATTGCGAATGTTTTCACTAATGAGTCGAACCAGTCTATCCCGGAGCCTGATTCGTTGGAGGAAGGTGGTAGTGGGGCTGGGACAAGAAGTCCGAAGGCACTTCGTTGTCTGGCAGAGCCTCAGGTGGTGAGGAGAATAAGGATCGTTGCTGAGAAGACTCCTATCTATCACATCCTTCAGCCACCCACGTTTGCTACGCTGTTAGCTTTCTTTATTGGTATGGTGCCTCCGATCAAAAGTGTTGTATATGGCGATGATGCACCCCTTGCATTCATAACGGATAGTCTAGAAATCATGGCTGGGGCAATGGTGCCATCGGTGATGCTTGTTCTTGGAGGAATGCTTGCTGAGGGGCCTAACGAATCCAAACTTGGGCTACGAACTACTATTGGCGTTATAGTTGCAAGACTGTTGATACTCCCCTGTATTGGTATAGGGGTTATTTTCGTGGCAGATAAGTTGAATTTTCTGATCTCCGGAGACCAAATGTTTCGGCTCGTGCTTCTGATGCAGTATGCAATGCCAAGTGCCATTCTGTTGGGAGCAGTTGCTAGCTTGAGGGGTTATGCGGTTAGTGAAGCTTCGGCTCTCCTCTTTTGGCAACATATCTTTGCTGTCTTCTCTTTGGCAATATATGTCATACTATACTTCAAGGTTCTGCTCTATTAA
- the LOC121773864 gene encoding uncharacterized protein LOC121773864 isoform X1 — protein sequence MCNKVSRMGDHFVMLVDQLIPESSLESRIHLQQASPAAPVSVKTSFSFHKMDARSGMLGECRICHDEDEESNMEAPCFCRGSLKYAHRKCVQRWCNEKGDTTCEICQQVFKPGYTAPPPLFTYGGIPMNFRGNWEISRRDLQNLQFVSTDSTSDNFLDSDGDEFPVPTPRSVLCCRIIAIIFVVLVVLRHTLPFIVYGPGEYSISVAMWLMLRTIGVFLPIYIMVKSLSTIQRRRNRQNKENPMHVLLGKSPSHRELDFKYGLSFKEDRYKRHVGENWHHWSL from the exons ATGTGCAACAAAG TTTCAAGAATGGGGGATCATTTTGTGATGCTTGTGGATCAGCTTATCCCTGAATCTAGCCTCGAAAGTAGAATCCATTTGCAGCAAGCCTCACCGGCTGCTCCTGTATCAGTGAAAACTAGCTTTTCTTTCCATAAGATGGATGCCAGATCAGGTATGTTGGGAGAGTGCAGGATTTGTCACGATGAAGACGAGGAGTCAAACATGGAGGCGCCCTGCTTCTGTCGCGGGAGCTTGAAG TATGCTCATCGTAAGTGTGTGCAGCGATGGTGCAACGAGAAAGGGGATACCACCTGTGAGATTTGCCAACAG GTTTTCAAGCCAGGTTATACGGCACCACCCCCTCTCTTTACTTATGGTGGGATCCCGATGAACTTTAG GGGAAATTGGGAGATATCAAGAAGAGACCTACAAAATCTTCAATTCGTATCAACGGACTCCACCAGTGACAACTTTTTGGATTCAGACGGGGATGAATTCCCAGTCCCCACTCCAAGAAGCGTGCTTTGCTGCCGTATAATTGCCATCATT TTTGTTGTTCTTGTGGTGCTACGGCATACCTTACCATTCATCGTCTATGGTCCGGGTGAATATTCGATTTCTGTGGCAATG TGGTTGATGTTGCGTACAATCGGAGTTTTCTTGCCTATCTACATTATGGTAAAATCATTATCAACCATACAACGCAGACGAAATCGACAG AATAAGGAAAACCCCATGCACGTGTTGCTTGGAAAAAGCCCGTCCCATCGCGAGCTCGACTTCAAATATGGTTTATCCTTCAAGGAAGATCGATACAAAAGACATGTTGGGGAGAATTGGCATCACTGGAGTTTATGA
- the LOC121773864 gene encoding uncharacterized protein LOC121773864 isoform X3, giving the protein MCNKVSRMGDHFVMLVDQLIPESSLESRIHLQQASPAAPVSVKTSFSFHKMDARSGMLGECRICHDEDEESNMEAPCFCRGSLKYAHRKCVQRWCNEKGDTTCEICQQVFKPGYTAPPPLFTYGGIPMNFRGNWEISRRDLQNLQFVSTDSTSDNFLDSDGDEFPVPTPRSVLCCRIIAIIFVVLVVLRHTLPFIVYGPGEYSISVAMWLMLRTIGVFLPIYIMVKSLSTIQRRRNRQPPQAQAQFLQIP; this is encoded by the exons ATGTGCAACAAAG TTTCAAGAATGGGGGATCATTTTGTGATGCTTGTGGATCAGCTTATCCCTGAATCTAGCCTCGAAAGTAGAATCCATTTGCAGCAAGCCTCACCGGCTGCTCCTGTATCAGTGAAAACTAGCTTTTCTTTCCATAAGATGGATGCCAGATCAGGTATGTTGGGAGAGTGCAGGATTTGTCACGATGAAGACGAGGAGTCAAACATGGAGGCGCCCTGCTTCTGTCGCGGGAGCTTGAAG TATGCTCATCGTAAGTGTGTGCAGCGATGGTGCAACGAGAAAGGGGATACCACCTGTGAGATTTGCCAACAG GTTTTCAAGCCAGGTTATACGGCACCACCCCCTCTCTTTACTTATGGTGGGATCCCGATGAACTTTAG GGGAAATTGGGAGATATCAAGAAGAGACCTACAAAATCTTCAATTCGTATCAACGGACTCCACCAGTGACAACTTTTTGGATTCAGACGGGGATGAATTCCCAGTCCCCACTCCAAGAAGCGTGCTTTGCTGCCGTATAATTGCCATCATT TTTGTTGTTCTTGTGGTGCTACGGCATACCTTACCATTCATCGTCTATGGTCCGGGTGAATATTCGATTTCTGTGGCAATG TGGTTGATGTTGCGTACAATCGGAGTTTTCTTGCCTATCTACATTATGGTAAAATCATTATCAACCATACAACGCAGACGAAATCGACAG CCTCCACAAGCACAAGCTCAATTCCTCCAAATACCGTGA
- the LOC121773864 gene encoding uncharacterized protein LOC121773864 isoform X2 — translation MGDHFVMLVDQLIPESSLESRIHLQQASPAAPVSVKTSFSFHKMDARSGMLGECRICHDEDEESNMEAPCFCRGSLKYAHRKCVQRWCNEKGDTTCEICQQVFKPGYTAPPPLFTYGGIPMNFRGNWEISRRDLQNLQFVSTDSTSDNFLDSDGDEFPVPTPRSVLCCRIIAIIFVVLVVLRHTLPFIVYGPGEYSISVAMWLMLRTIGVFLPIYIMVKSLSTIQRRRNRQNKENPMHVLLGKSPSHRELDFKYGLSFKEDRYKRHVGENWHHWSL, via the exons ATGGGGGATCATTTTGTGATGCTTGTGGATCAGCTTATCCCTGAATCTAGCCTCGAAAGTAGAATCCATTTGCAGCAAGCCTCACCGGCTGCTCCTGTATCAGTGAAAACTAGCTTTTCTTTCCATAAGATGGATGCCAGATCAGGTATGTTGGGAGAGTGCAGGATTTGTCACGATGAAGACGAGGAGTCAAACATGGAGGCGCCCTGCTTCTGTCGCGGGAGCTTGAAG TATGCTCATCGTAAGTGTGTGCAGCGATGGTGCAACGAGAAAGGGGATACCACCTGTGAGATTTGCCAACAG GTTTTCAAGCCAGGTTATACGGCACCACCCCCTCTCTTTACTTATGGTGGGATCCCGATGAACTTTAG GGGAAATTGGGAGATATCAAGAAGAGACCTACAAAATCTTCAATTCGTATCAACGGACTCCACCAGTGACAACTTTTTGGATTCAGACGGGGATGAATTCCCAGTCCCCACTCCAAGAAGCGTGCTTTGCTGCCGTATAATTGCCATCATT TTTGTTGTTCTTGTGGTGCTACGGCATACCTTACCATTCATCGTCTATGGTCCGGGTGAATATTCGATTTCTGTGGCAATG TGGTTGATGTTGCGTACAATCGGAGTTTTCTTGCCTATCTACATTATGGTAAAATCATTATCAACCATACAACGCAGACGAAATCGACAG AATAAGGAAAACCCCATGCACGTGTTGCTTGGAAAAAGCCCGTCCCATCGCGAGCTCGACTTCAAATATGGTTTATCCTTCAAGGAAGATCGATACAAAAGACATGTTGGGGAGAATTGGCATCACTGGAGTTTATGA
- the LOC121773213 gene encoding EEF1A lysine methyltransferase 2-like, with the protein MAGIRLPPEDSDVSQAARQVAAIDLISDDDRSIAADSWSIKSDYGSTLDDEQRQADAAEALSSAAYRAASDYSSDKEEPDAEAVSSMLGFQSYWDAAYADELANFREHGHAGEVWFGPDVMENMATWTKNVCLEISQRNLPNHVDNTNCLPAGKPEKDLSGWSILDVGTGNGLLLQELSKLGFSDLTGTDYSEAAVDLARNLAQRDGFHNIKFLVDDILDTKLDRKFQLVTDKGTLDAIGLHPDGPIKRIMYWDSVSGLVASGGLVVITSCNNTKDELIQEVEVYNQRRNGGSREADGNQDAAGRDAIFEYVDHIRTYPTFMFGGSVGSRVATVAFLRK; encoded by the exons ATGGCGGGAATCAGATTGCCGCCGGAGGATTCTGACGTATCGCAAGCTGCTCGGCAGGTTGCCGCCATCGATCTGATCTCCGATGATGACCGTTCCATCGCCGCCGACTCTTGGTCCATAAAGAGCGATTATGGAAGCACTCTCGATGACGAGCAGCGTCAGGCTGACGCCGCTGAAGCGCTCTCCTCCGCTGCTTACCGTGCCGCGTCCGACTACAG TTCTGACAAAGAGGAGCCAGATGCGGAGGCAGTTTCATCAATGCTGGGATTCCAGAGTTACTGGGATGCAGCATATGCAGATGAATTGGCAAATTTCCGAGAACATGGTCATGCTGGAGAAGTTTG GTTTGGACCTGATGTGATGGAAAATATGGCTACATGGACCAAAAATGTATGCCTTGAAATTTCTCAGCGTAACTTGCCAAATCATGTAGACAATACAAACTGTTTGCCTGCTGGGAAGCCTGAAAAAGACCTATCTGGATGGAGCATTCTGGATGTAGGTACTGGTAATGGCTTGCTTCTTCAGGAGCTCAGTAAGCTGGG GTTCTCAGATCTCACTGGAACTGATTACAGTGAAGCAGCTGTTGACCTAGCTCGAAATCTTGCACAGCGTGATGGattccataatattaaattcCTG GTTGATGATATTCTTGACACGAAACTAGATCGGAAATTTCAGCTAGTCACAGATAAAGGGACACTGGATGCAATTGGATTGCATCCTGATGGTCCTATCAAAAG GATAATGTATTGGGACTCTGTATCAGGACTTGTGGCATCTGGTGGGTTGGTG GTTATTACATCGTGCAATAACACGAAAGATGAACTGATACAAGAGGTTGAGGTTTACAATCAAAGGAGAAATGGTGGGTCACGCGAAGCTGATGGTAACCAAGATGCGGCGGGCAGAGATGCCATATTTGAATATGTTGACCACATACGCACGTATCCAACATTCATGTTTGGAGGATCAGTTGGGTCGCGTGTTGCAACAGTAGCATTTCTAAGAAAGTGA
- the LOC121774636 gene encoding uncharacterized protein LOC121774636 produces the protein MASLISPKLCNTTLLKCNKTRFFQPLQIKAQIHKDHEGRSGNIVDANLHLLKVRIEEVRSKERCCVAEQGWNYAAYDSFKTKTDNYSHIYEEFVELLGVVGATFGITISGCTLCLCLFSILLHFKL, from the exons ATGGCTTCCTTAATTTCTCCTAAACTATGCAACACTACTCTTCTTAAATGTAACAAAACCAGATTTTTTCAGCCCCTTCAAATCAAAGCTCAAATCCATAAAGATCATGAAG GGAGATCTGGAAATATTGTGGATGCAAATTTACACCTACTGAAGGTGAGGATTGAGGAAGTGAGGAGCAAGGAGAGATGCTGTGTGGCTGAGCAAGGATGGAACTATGCAGCTTACGATAGCTTCAAAACTAAAACAGATAATTATAGTCATATTTATGAAGAATTTGTTGAGCTTTTGGGAGTGGTTGGTGCCACTTTTGGCATCACAATATCTGGTTGCACCTTATGCCTCTGCCTCTTCTCCATTTTGCTTCATTTCAAGCTATGA